Proteins encoded by one window of Dyella humicola:
- a CDS encoding phospholipase A encodes MRPISLAALALASGFTVAARAQTPDPMDIRACTALENDAQRLACYDHATGREHLPMAQKKTEAPSPPGTVFRHEQAKSNTEVPPTSSEKTVSLFDSRWELSPDSKLGTFNVRAYKPITVMPFFASSNQNSQPSSPNPANTVKEPQDLDNIESKFQLSLKTKVWQGVFGDEGDLWVAYTQSSRWQVYNEKNSRPFRETNYEPEAILAFNTNYEVAEWNGRLLGIALNHESNGQSDPLSRSWNRVMGYVGFEREDWTVMLRPWWRIPESSKTNDNPDISNYMGRADMQIVHEWRGQEFGLMLRHSLRGGSESHGAAEFTWAFPIVGNLRGYVELFKGYGESMIDYNHNATYLGLGLSLLDWY; translated from the coding sequence ATGCGACCGATCTCACTTGCGGCCCTGGCTCTCGCCTCAGGCTTCACAGTTGCCGCACGCGCACAGACGCCGGATCCGATGGATATTCGTGCGTGTACCGCGCTGGAAAACGATGCGCAGCGACTGGCCTGTTATGACCACGCCACGGGTCGCGAACATCTGCCCATGGCGCAAAAAAAGACCGAGGCACCTTCACCCCCAGGCACCGTATTCCGCCACGAGCAGGCGAAATCGAATACTGAAGTCCCTCCGACATCCAGCGAAAAAACCGTCTCGTTGTTCGACAGTCGCTGGGAACTGTCCCCCGACAGCAAGTTGGGCACCTTCAATGTTCGCGCCTACAAGCCGATCACCGTGATGCCGTTTTTCGCCAGCAGCAACCAGAACAGCCAGCCGTCCAGCCCCAACCCAGCGAATACAGTCAAAGAGCCGCAGGACCTGGACAACATCGAGAGCAAGTTCCAGCTCAGCCTGAAGACCAAGGTATGGCAAGGCGTGTTCGGCGACGAGGGCGACCTTTGGGTGGCCTATACCCAGTCCTCGCGCTGGCAGGTCTACAACGAAAAGAACTCGCGACCCTTCCGCGAAACGAACTACGAGCCCGAGGCCATACTCGCTTTCAATACCAACTACGAAGTGGCGGAATGGAACGGACGGCTACTCGGCATCGCGCTGAACCACGAATCCAATGGGCAGTCCGATCCGCTGTCGCGAAGCTGGAACCGCGTCATGGGCTACGTGGGGTTCGAGCGTGAGGACTGGACGGTGATGCTGCGCCCCTGGTGGCGCATTCCCGAAAGCAGCAAGACCAACGACAACCCGGACATCAGCAACTATATGGGTCGCGCCGATATGCAGATCGTCCACGAATGGCGTGGCCAGGAGTTCGGCCTGATGTTGCGCCACTCGTTACGCGGCGGCAGCGAGAGCCACGGTGCGGCGGAGTTCACCTGGGCGTTCCCCATCGTCGGCAACTTGCGCGGCTATGTGGAGCTGTTCAAGGGCTACG